One cyanobiont of Ornithocercus magnificus DNA segment encodes these proteins:
- a CDS encoding putative membrane protein, which yields MISQSPDALVFLRWVTTLTPLIGALIFPLLVPLVMIRFGVAAGVAAALVLTLLWFIAMLRTSEMAH from the coding sequence ATGATTTCTCAGTCCCCCGATGCCTTAGTTTTTCTCCGATGGGTTACTACCCTCACTCCGCTTATTGGTGCCTTAATATTTCCCCTCCTAGTTCCACTAGTAATGATCCGCTTTGGTGTTGCTGCTGGTGTTGCTGCTGCGCTAGTCTTGACTTTACTATGGTTTATAGCTATGTTGAGAACCTCTGAAATGGCCCACTAA
- a CDS encoding NAD(P)/FAD-dependent oxidoreductase: MQVMAASHPSPASVIVVGGGFAGLSTALSLRQHSPQPPVLLIEPRPRFLFLPLLYELLSGEMKAWEVAPAYSSLLSDCGISLIPARVTRIDTRDQIVTTEAGEEFHYEQLALATGSQPDDFGIPGVREHAIPFQSLEDVIRLRRCLREFKRTSDDSLVIVGAGPTGVELACKAADILRSRTEVHLIDLADRILPQGRAFNRSQAEAALKQRRVRIHLHTQVAAVQADSVDLGAYGCLRHRGIVWTAGNRPAPPELVPSAPLESGKLAINSDLRIEGLNNVLALGDIARPRLSPWPATAQVAMQQGRAAAAAIIAMRCGEATAPFQFRDLGEMLSLGIGNATITGLGITLAGPLAFRLRRLIYAARMPGLTLGLRSTGSWLLSR; the protein is encoded by the coding sequence ATGCAAGTCATGGCAGCTTCTCACCCTTCGCCAGCCAGCGTGATCGTGGTGGGTGGTGGATTCGCTGGTCTTAGCACTGCTTTATCGCTGCGGCAGCATAGTCCTCAACCTCCAGTGCTGTTGATTGAGCCGAGACCTCGATTCCTGTTTTTGCCGCTTCTCTATGAGCTGCTCAGCGGTGAAATGAAAGCTTGGGAAGTTGCCCCAGCTTACAGTTCATTGCTATCAGATTGCGGCATTAGCCTAATTCCAGCTCGCGTAACCCGGATAGACACTAGAGATCAGATAGTAACTACTGAAGCTGGAGAAGAGTTTCATTACGAGCAGCTTGCCTTAGCGACGGGCTCACAGCCTGATGATTTTGGTATCCCTGGTGTACGCGAGCACGCTATTCCTTTTCAAAGCCTTGAAGATGTTATCCGGCTGCGCCGTTGCTTGCGCGAGTTTAAACGGACTAGTGATGACAGTTTAGTCATTGTAGGAGCCGGGCCAACAGGAGTGGAATTAGCCTGCAAAGCTGCTGACATACTTAGGAGCAGAACTGAGGTGCATCTTATAGATTTAGCGGATAGAATCTTACCTCAAGGTAGAGCTTTCAATAGGTCACAGGCTGAAGCTGCTCTCAAGCAGCGCCGGGTCAGAATTCACTTGCATACGCAGGTTGCTGCTGTACAGGCTGATTCTGTAGATTTAGGGGCTTATGGATGCTTGCGCCATAGAGGAATAGTCTGGACAGCTGGTAACCGACCGGCGCCACCTGAACTTGTGCCATCAGCACCGCTTGAAAGCGGTAAACTTGCCATTAACTCTGATCTCCGGATTGAGGGCCTCAACAACGTCCTTGCACTCGGAGATATCGCTCGGCCACGACTGAGTCCTTGGCCAGCTACTGCCCAAGTTGCCATGCAGCAGGGACGTGCAGCTGCCGCTGCGATCATAGCAATGCGTTGCGGAGAAGCTACTGCCCCGTTCCAGTTTCGTGATCTTGGCGAGATGCTGAGCCTGGGAATTGGCAACGCTACTATCACTGGTTTGGGCATAACATTGGCAGGTCCTCTCGCCTTCCGCCTACGACGATTGATCTATGCTGCACGTATGCCAGGTCTGACTCTTGGTTTACGGTCAACAGGATCATGGCTTCTAAGCCGTTGA
- a CDS encoding 4-phosphopantetheinyl transferase → MSVNCKSPTIQVGRALIKSDVHLYCFKAATTNVSYNQTVEGIECMHRAPVLWLFQYRQYYSCLNEQESIWSQSLPGKLAHRFCCSRSCVRQALSNLWNCQPQKIPLHAPPAAPPRLAPGWGFVSLSHCHDATLIGWAPERLGVDLERVDRQFNAAALAQRFFPSEECQVLIDLTTEQLREEVLQRWLSKEAAIKWQCTSLAADLQHWICTDSTTITHRKLGYRLQTLHHSYKNWRAKLALKDTRYTSTLCLV, encoded by the coding sequence ATGTCAGTAAACTGTAAGTCTCCAACAATTCAAGTAGGGCGAGCACTTATCAAATCTGATGTGCACCTTTACTGTTTTAAAGCAGCTACAACGAATGTATCATATAATCAAACTGTTGAGGGTATTGAATGTATGCATAGGGCACCTGTACTGTGGTTGTTTCAGTACCGTCAGTACTATTCTTGCCTCAACGAGCAAGAGTCCATTTGGAGCCAGTCGTTACCAGGAAAATTAGCCCATCGCTTTTGCTGTTCTCGTAGTTGTGTACGTCAGGCACTAAGTAACTTGTGGAATTGCCAGCCACAGAAGATTCCCTTACATGCTCCGCCAGCAGCTCCACCGCGCCTGGCTCCAGGATGGGGCTTTGTCAGCCTTAGCCACTGCCACGATGCAACGCTAATTGGTTGGGCCCCAGAGCGCCTTGGAGTTGATCTTGAGCGTGTCGATCGCCAGTTTAACGCTGCTGCACTTGCTCAGCGCTTTTTCCCAAGTGAAGAGTGTCAGGTACTCATTGACCTAACGACAGAGCAGTTACGCGAGGAAGTACTCCAACGCTGGCTGAGCAAAGAAGCTGCTATCAAGTGGCAGTGCACTTCACTGGCAGCTGATCTGCAGCATTGGATTTGTACAGACAGTACCACAATAACTCATCGCAAACTAGGATATCGCCTGCAGACCTTGCATCATAGCTATAAGAACTGGCGAGCCAAACTCGCTCTCAAAGATACAAGGTACACGTCAACTCTTTGCTTGGTCTAG
- a CDS encoding alpha-D-glucose phosphate-specific phosphoglucomutase: MRLNTPFADQKPGTSGLRKTNREFERPHYLESFIEGILRNLPAVQGGTLVLGGDGRYGNRHAIDIILRMAAAHGVKQVITTTDGILSTPAASHLIRKHQAVGGIILSASHNPGGLQGDFGIKINGANGGPVPDSFADAVFACTRTLKQYSIVDSAVIPLHRPYQCTIGKMQVEVIDGVDDFVALMQQLFDFERIKDLLRDNFSFVFDALHAVTGPYAQRLLEVFLDAPAGSVRNSKPLEDFGGGHPDPNLTYAHELANLLIRDKAYHFGAACDGDGDRNMILGAGCFVNPSDSLAILTANAYIVPAYTSGLAGVARSMPTSSAVDVVAHKLGIDCYETPTGWKFFGNLLDAGRITLCGEESFGTGSNHIREKDGLWAVLFWLQILAERRCSVAKVMTSHWQQFGRHYYSRHDYEAVPSTIAYGLYNRLESMLTSLEGQLFAGRNIVTADNFSYTDPVDGLLTDRQGLRILLEDGSRIIVRLSGTGTKGATIRVYLESYVASDGNISQDPQVALADMINDINTLAEIEKRTGMSRPTVIT, from the coding sequence GTGCGCTTGAATACCCCGTTTGCTGACCAGAAGCCTGGCACCTCAGGTCTGCGCAAGACTAACAGAGAATTCGAACGGCCACACTACCTAGAAAGCTTCATCGAAGGAATCTTACGCAATCTTCCCGCTGTTCAAGGTGGTACACTGGTCCTAGGCGGAGATGGCCGCTATGGTAACCGTCATGCCATTGACATAATCTTAAGGATGGCAGCTGCCCATGGCGTCAAACAAGTAATCACTACCACTGACGGTATCCTTTCAACACCAGCAGCCTCACACCTGATTCGCAAGCATCAAGCAGTCGGCGGCATTATTCTCTCAGCCAGTCATAACCCTGGTGGACTTCAGGGAGATTTTGGTATCAAGATCAATGGAGCTAACGGCGGACCAGTTCCTGACTCATTTGCTGATGCTGTCTTCGCTTGTACGCGAACTCTCAAGCAGTACTCAATCGTTGATTCTGCTGTGATCCCGTTGCATAGACCTTACCAATGCACCATTGGTAAGATGCAAGTGGAGGTAATCGATGGTGTGGATGATTTTGTTGCTTTGATGCAGCAGTTATTTGACTTTGAACGCATTAAGGACTTATTGCGCGACAATTTCTCGTTTGTATTTGATGCCTTGCATGCTGTTACTGGCCCTTATGCGCAGCGACTACTAGAAGTCTTTCTTGATGCACCAGCAGGCAGTGTGCGTAATAGCAAGCCACTTGAGGACTTTGGTGGTGGACACCCTGACCCAAACCTCACTTACGCCCACGAATTAGCAAATCTTCTCATAAGAGACAAAGCCTATCATTTTGGTGCCGCTTGTGATGGTGATGGTGATCGCAATATGATCTTAGGTGCTGGTTGTTTTGTGAACCCCAGTGATAGCCTTGCAATACTCACAGCCAATGCTTATATAGTCCCTGCCTATACATCTGGACTGGCAGGGGTTGCGCGTTCCATGCCAACTAGCTCAGCAGTTGATGTAGTAGCCCACAAGCTTGGAATTGATTGCTATGAGACGCCAACTGGCTGGAAATTTTTTGGCAACCTACTCGATGCGGGCCGAATTACTCTTTGCGGCGAGGAAAGCTTTGGTACCGGTAGCAATCACATTCGCGAGAAGGATGGCTTGTGGGCTGTGCTGTTTTGGCTGCAGATCCTGGCTGAACGCCGCTGTAGTGTTGCTAAAGTCATGACCTCTCACTGGCAACAGTTCGGACGACACTACTACTCACGTCACGACTACGAGGCAGTGCCTAGTACGATTGCTTATGGCTTATACAACCGGCTTGAAAGCATGCTCACCTCATTAGAGGGTCAGTTGTTTGCAGGCCGCAATATTGTAACTGCTGATAATTTTAGCTATACTGATCCTGTAGATGGTTTGCTAACTGATAGGCAGGGCCTGCGAATTCTGTTAGAGGATGGCAGTCGTATAATTGTTCGTCTATCCGGTACTGGTACTAAAGGGGCTACTATCCGAGTCTACTTAGAGAGTTATGTAGCTAGTGACGGCAATATTAGTCAGGATCCGCAAGTTGCTCTTGCCGACATGATTAATGATATTAATACTCTAGCCGAGATTGAGAAGCGGACTGGAATGTCTCGCCCCACCGTAATTACTTAG
- a CDS encoding putative membrane protein, whose translation MRKLEQFAAIVVAAGLAIVSYWLFFSWAGGSDGYNRRRNLQQEPKMPPAIKVLLSP comes from the coding sequence ATGCGGAAACTGGAGCAGTTCGCCGCCATAGTAGTGGCTGCCGGCCTAGCTATTGTTAGCTACTGGCTCTTCTTTAGCTGGGCTGGTGGCAGTGACGGCTATAACCGTAGGAGAAATCTTCAGCAGGAGCCTAAGATGCCACCAGCGATCAAAGTCCTCCTCTCGCCTTGA
- a CDS encoding type III pantothenate kinase, translated as MWHSPTRLKWVIKHEDVEPLGCCLLIGNSRWHWAEWDGLKWRFDHSQPDYTRIPPVGLIWAAVGSIPPLPFLNSERRLSLEQVPILDLPNWIGIDRALAAWGAVRRAAVEDLPQTGLIVADAGTVFSLTCINHCGTFTGGQLLPGAKLQLQAMASGAVMLPEVELIRLDELELFPKTTAAAMQRGCLQALTEVISAAAREGYPLWLCGGDASMLISELKNRVLSIRYQPDLVLEGMSSVADYLNLG; from the coding sequence ATGTGGCATTCACCTACCCGACTTAAATGGGTGATTAAGCATGAAGATGTAGAGCCACTAGGCTGTTGCCTTCTCATCGGCAACAGCCGCTGGCACTGGGCAGAGTGGGATGGACTAAAGTGGAGATTTGATCACAGCCAGCCAGACTACACTCGTATCCCTCCGGTGGGTCTGATTTGGGCTGCAGTGGGCTCCATACCACCATTGCCATTTCTTAACTCAGAGCGACGCTTATCACTAGAGCAAGTGCCAATTTTAGATCTGCCAAACTGGATTGGTATAGACAGAGCTCTAGCCGCTTGGGGAGCAGTTCGGAGGGCAGCTGTAGAGGATCTGCCACAAACTGGCCTGATAGTAGCTGATGCTGGCACTGTGTTCAGTCTCACATGCATCAATCACTGTGGCACTTTCACTGGCGGCCAGCTGCTTCCAGGTGCCAAACTTCAACTTCAGGCAATGGCATCGGGCGCCGTCATGCTTCCAGAAGTAGAGCTGATTAGATTAGATGAGTTGGAATTGTTCCCTAAAACGACCGCAGCAGCTATGCAGCGGGGGTGCTTGCAAGCACTGACAGAAGTGATATCTGCTGCTGCACGGGAGGGATATCCACTCTGGCTCTGTGGTGGTGATGCTTCTATGTTGATTTCTGAGTTGAAGAACCGGGTACTATCGATTCGTTACCAACCAGACCTTGTGCTAGAAGGAATGTCATCTGTTGCTGACTACTTAAACCTAGGCTAG
- a CDS encoding phycobiliprotein lyase translates to MILDLPDALSFFRLSCGRWRSQRSSHHLLHRRAEAGASLILVEEIDPRDKRLAHIAKLHQQDPKHLAGGCHVRWSGSMSWDQAGEAHEGETVFGLIPTDTSGRRGLLLRDRGYAETSPVAGEFCMDEGNGLILTTSYETMRSFERFWFAGPDTRLRTSTVEGLSNTASFCMETRLNLDDQAGVGDSVTSEKMPGVALSPLGW, encoded by the coding sequence ATGATCCTTGATCTGCCAGATGCCTTGAGTTTCTTCCGGCTTAGCTGCGGACGCTGGCGATCTCAGCGTAGCAGCCATCACTTGCTCCACCGTCGCGCTGAGGCAGGGGCATCTTTGATCCTTGTTGAAGAAATAGATCCCAGGGACAAACGGCTAGCTCACATCGCCAAGCTACACCAGCAAGATCCAAAACACTTAGCAGGAGGTTGCCACGTGCGGTGGAGTGGCTCGATGTCTTGGGATCAAGCCGGAGAGGCACATGAAGGAGAGACAGTATTTGGATTGATCCCAACCGACACATCGGGTCGGAGAGGTCTACTGTTGCGAGACCGTGGTTATGCGGAGACCAGTCCCGTGGCAGGTGAGTTTTGCATGGATGAAGGCAATGGGCTAATCCTGACAACTAGCTACGAGACGATGCGTTCATTTGAGCGGTTTTGGTTTGCTGGTCCTGACACACGTCTTCGCACCAGCACCGTAGAAGGTCTCTCTAACACAGCATCATTCTGTATGGAGACCCGGTTGAACCTAGATGATCAGGCTGGTGTTGGTGATTCTGTTACATCAGAGAAAATGCCTGGTGTTGCCCTCTCACCATTGGGTTGGTGA
- a CDS encoding phosphoadenylyl-sulfate reductase, whose product MTAETSVTSSFPIEEAASRLKVMKPQERLAWGKEQFGGGFAATTSFGIQSAVLLHMVWSLPHPVPIIWIDTGYLPPETYRYADQLCKRFTVDLHIVQSSLSPARMEALYGRLWQTGEAHDLDTYNRLRKVEPLDQVLESLSVKCWASGARSDQTGHRQSMGFLNLIRGRLVLYPLHDWTSRDISHYVHEHDLPKHPLSEKGYSTVGDWHSSTPDGPNASGRETRFGGLKQECGIHLPDLNG is encoded by the coding sequence GTGACAGCCGAAACCTCTGTCACTTCTTCCTTTCCTATCGAGGAAGCTGCATCCCGGCTAAAAGTAATGAAGCCGCAGGAGCGTTTGGCTTGGGGTAAAGAGCAGTTTGGAGGAGGCTTTGCAGCCACGACAAGCTTTGGGATCCAATCTGCTGTATTACTCCACATGGTCTGGTCGCTGCCGCATCCTGTACCAATTATTTGGATCGACACGGGCTACTTACCTCCCGAGACATACCGCTACGCCGACCAACTCTGCAAGCGCTTCACAGTTGATCTACACATTGTTCAGAGCTCCTTGTCACCAGCTAGAATGGAGGCACTATATGGTCGACTTTGGCAGACTGGGGAAGCGCATGATCTTGATACTTACAATCGTCTTCGCAAAGTTGAGCCACTAGATCAGGTACTCGAGTCCCTCAGTGTGAAATGCTGGGCTAGTGGGGCTCGCAGCGATCAAACTGGTCACCGTCAGTCGATGGGCTTCCTAAATCTCATCCGAGGTCGGCTGGTACTCTACCCCCTTCACGATTGGACGAGCCGAGACATCTCCCATTATGTGCATGAGCATGACCTGCCAAAGCACCCCCTTTCCGAGAAGGGCTACTCTACTGTTGGTGATTGGCACTCTAGTACCCCAGATGGTCCTAATGCCAGTGGCCGTGAGACACGCTTCGGGGGGCTCAAGCAAGAATGTGGCATTCACCTACCCGACTTAAATGGGTGA
- a CDS encoding TrkA family potassium uptake protein produces MREWWRWSPIAGDQDRSFGIVGVGRFGSAVCRELLQSEVEVLAVDRSERAIEELRQLEPSVEARVVDCTDEEALREAGILDMNTVVIAISEPIEASITATLIAKDGKGSRVHQVIARATSDLHEKMLLRVGADRVVFPSRMQGERLGIELVQPNLMERLELDDRNCIEEIKVPGSFVGQSLRDLNFRKNYGVSVLAAGPADGLTVNPPATHILQQGHVLVVMGLIDDLQKLPRN; encoded by the coding sequence ATGAGGGAATGGTGGCGATGGTCACCTATAGCGGGCGACCAAGACCGTAGTTTCGGTATTGTCGGCGTGGGCCGTTTTGGCTCAGCAGTCTGCCGTGAACTGCTCCAGAGTGAGGTTGAGGTTCTCGCAGTTGACCGCTCAGAACGTGCAATTGAGGAATTGCGACAGCTAGAGCCTTCAGTTGAGGCAAGAGTGGTGGACTGCACAGATGAGGAGGCGTTACGAGAGGCTGGTATACTTGATATGAATACTGTAGTGATAGCTATTAGTGAACCAATTGAGGCAAGTATTACTGCTACCTTGATCGCTAAAGACGGTAAGGGTAGCCGTGTACATCAGGTGATTGCTCGTGCTACAAGCGATCTTCATGAGAAAATGTTGTTGCGTGTAGGTGCTGATCGGGTAGTTTTTCCTTCCCGGATGCAGGGAGAGCGTCTGGGCATTGAGTTGGTGCAGCCGAACTTGATGGAACGGCTAGAGCTAGACGACCGGAACTGCATTGAGGAAATCAAGGTGCCAGGATCATTTGTAGGCCAGTCGCTGCGTGATCTAAACTTCCGCAAGAACTATGGAGTAAGTGTATTGGCAGCCGGACCAGCAGATGGATTGACAGTGAATCCCCCAGCTACACATATACTACAGCAAGGTCATGTACTGGTAGTGATGGGACTGATTGATGATCTTCAGAAACTGCCGAGGAACTGA
- a CDS encoding phycobilisome rod-core linker protein CpcG, with the protein MASLRVTSDEDARARPMDVAMDGDNLTTVIESAYRQIFFSAFKSDRDTFLESQLRNGQITVRDFVRGLCLSDTFRRGFYRLNSNYKVVRHLVEKLLGRKTHGRSEEIAWSIVVATKGVEGMVDALLDSEEYLEAFGYDMVPFHRNRVLPGRELGETPFNITSPRYDEYYRSILGFPQIVFTGQVKSLPERAKRKRGGAPSDYLSWVYSLPTARGVAAFSNVEIDYLSKVPYRSISR; encoded by the coding sequence GTGGCAAGCCTGCGCGTCACTTCGGATGAGGATGCCCGTGCACGCCCTATGGACGTTGCCATGGATGGTGACAACCTAACAACTGTAATCGAGTCAGCCTACCGGCAAATCTTCTTCTCTGCTTTCAAGAGTGACCGCGATACTTTTCTCGAATCGCAACTACGCAATGGTCAAATCACCGTACGGGACTTTGTCCGCGGTCTTTGCTTGTCTGATACATTCCGCCGGGGTTTCTACCGACTGAACTCTAATTACAAGGTAGTGCGTCACTTGGTTGAGAAACTACTCGGCCGCAAAACACACGGCCGATCTGAGGAAATTGCTTGGTCTATCGTAGTTGCTACCAAAGGGGTTGAGGGAATGGTAGATGCTCTGCTTGATAGTGAGGAGTATCTAGAGGCTTTCGGATATGACATGGTACCTTTCCATCGCAACCGCGTGCTCCCAGGCCGAGAGCTTGGTGAAACACCGTTTAATATAACAAGTCCACGATACGATGAGTATTACCGCAGTATTCTAGGCTTTCCGCAGATTGTTTTTACTGGTCAGGTCAAGTCCTTGCCAGAACGTGCTAAGCGTAAGCGAGGTGGTGCTCCTAGCGATTACCTCTCCTGGGTATATTCGCTCCCAACAGCTCGTGGTGTTGCCGCCTTTAGCAATGTCGAGATTGACTACCTTTCAAAGGTCCCATATCGCAGTATTAGCCGCTAA
- a CDS encoding SLC13 family permease, producing the protein MVMLYVVQEQGPALITLAVLGLAVFLFVSGALAPELTGLLSVALLMAAGVLHPVEALAGFGSPALITLLGLFVVSEGLFRSGALDRLRGLLSSEQIRSPKHLILLLVLVVGPISGLVPNTPVVATLLPIVEGWCRRHDISPSKVLLPLSFATVLGGTLTLLGSSVNLLASDISEQLGHGSLKLLSPTTIGFPVWLIGSLYLILAPSRLLPDRGCGQVDLASDPNRASYLTEVNIPYDSELVGTSLRHSRLQRRFDVDILELQRDNKRFFPPLVDQHLVAGDRLLIRVTRADLLRLQQEHTVNLVNRNDASIKTTWRDNNQAESQKTVEVLLPAGSTLAGASLRELRFHQRHNATVLALRRGQHTLQERLGKVVLREGDVLLLRAPLDSVLGLQADNDLLMLDQIENDLPLVRRKFTAIIIAALMLLLPSLTDIPLVASVLIALVAMVLGGCLRAGEVQQAIRLDVILLLGSLSCFSTALQTSGLADVLVTYLQRWIATWPTYGALLVIFLGTTLLTEVMSNAASVALLIPVVVGLAESLNLPPIAMLLTVLFGASQSFLTPMGYQTHLMVFGPGRYRFLDVFRYGLGLTLLMTLLVPALILWRYRR; encoded by the coding sequence ATGGTCATGTTGTATGTCGTCCAGGAACAAGGTCCAGCCCTGATCACGCTGGCAGTACTCGGGCTGGCAGTATTTCTGTTTGTGAGTGGTGCTTTGGCGCCAGAACTCACAGGTCTACTTAGCGTTGCACTGTTGATGGCTGCAGGAGTTCTACATCCTGTAGAGGCACTTGCTGGCTTTGGTAGTCCTGCACTAATCACACTGCTTGGACTATTCGTGGTATCAGAAGGCCTATTTCGGAGTGGGGCGCTAGACCGTCTTCGAGGACTGCTTTCATCAGAACAGATCCGAAGTCCAAAACATTTGATCTTACTGCTGGTTCTCGTGGTGGGGCCTATTTCTGGTCTTGTGCCTAATACACCAGTGGTAGCAACATTGCTCCCAATAGTTGAAGGTTGGTGCCGCAGACATGACATTTCTCCTTCGAAAGTGTTGCTGCCTCTCTCTTTTGCTACTGTACTTGGTGGCACCTTAACCCTGCTCGGCAGTTCTGTAAACCTTCTGGCGAGCGATATTAGCGAGCAACTTGGTCACGGTAGTCTTAAGTTGCTTAGCCCTACCACCATTGGGTTTCCCGTCTGGCTCATAGGTTCACTGTATCTCATTCTTGCGCCATCCAGGCTGTTGCCAGACCGTGGTTGTGGCCAGGTTGATTTAGCTAGTGACCCAAACAGAGCAAGCTACCTTACCGAAGTTAATATCCCGTACGACTCCGAGCTAGTTGGAACCTCCCTGCGCCACAGCCGACTGCAGAGGCGTTTTGATGTTGATATACTTGAGCTACAACGTGATAATAAGCGCTTCTTCCCGCCACTAGTAGACCAACATTTAGTGGCAGGTGATCGTCTGCTGATCAGAGTTACGCGAGCTGATCTCCTACGGCTGCAGCAAGAACACACAGTTAATCTAGTGAACCGGAATGATGCATCTATTAAGACGACCTGGCGAGATAACAACCAAGCAGAGAGTCAAAAAACTGTAGAAGTTCTGCTTCCTGCAGGATCAACTCTAGCCGGAGCTAGTCTGCGTGAACTTCGCTTCCATCAACGTCACAATGCAACAGTTTTGGCGCTCCGTCGTGGCCAGCATACGCTTCAGGAGCGTTTGGGAAAGGTAGTTCTGCGTGAGGGGGACGTTTTACTTCTAAGAGCTCCTCTAGATTCAGTTCTGGGTTTACAGGCTGACAATGATCTCTTAATGCTCGACCAGATTGAGAATGACCTACCACTAGTTCGTCGTAAATTTACCGCTATCATAATTGCAGCCTTGATGTTGTTGCTGCCTAGCTTAACAGATATACCGCTCGTAGCCTCAGTTCTGATAGCATTGGTGGCCATGGTATTAGGTGGTTGTCTTCGTGCAGGAGAAGTGCAGCAAGCTATCCGCCTTGACGTGATTCTATTGCTGGGCTCACTCTCCTGCTTTAGCACCGCGCTACAGACCAGTGGTTTAGCCGATGTCCTAGTAACTTACTTACAGCGCTGGATCGCCACATGGCCAACTTATGGTGCTCTGTTAGTGATTTTTCTAGGAACTACTCTTCTTACTGAGGTCATGAGCAATGCTGCCTCAGTGGCTCTGTTAATTCCCGTGGTGGTTGGTCTTGCTGAAAGTCTCAACTTACCGCCAATAGCAATGTTGCTTACAGTTCTGTTCGGTGCTAGCCAGTCTTTCTTGACACCCATGGGCTATCAAACTCATCTAATGGTATTTGGTCCTGGTCGCTATCGATTTCTCGATGTGTTTCGCTATGGCCTTGGTCTAACCCTGCTTATGACACTACTGGTTCCAGCGCTGATCCTATGGCGCTACAGGAGATGA
- a CDS encoding potassium transporter TrkG: MPLTRTFHLTQAWYRRLTVPQFTVVTGFLVIAVGASLLATPACSHESVGIWEALFTATSAVTVTGLTIIDVGHDLTGLGQAVLALMILIGGLGLMAITTFLQGFVVRGTALRRRLDRGRTLDEFGVGGVGRTFRGIALTAVVLILIGALLLYAFGFSDISDPSERLWASLFHSISAYNNAGFGLWSDSLGHYRTNFIVNFVIMSLISLGGLGWRVTSDLWSCRQSLRRPCLSLHTRLVLRTSLILVSLGTVGLAITESLSQHDLPHKLSMGERWIFSLFESVSARTAGFTTVPLSVDNISDSGLMMMMGLMFIGASPGGTGGGIKTTTVATLMAATRSTLRGRDDVIIRQRRISERVVLRAVSIAVASLLFVLAMAMLLELEVGGSLVGDEPSFLEMLFTCISAFATVGLDLGVTMRLGHFGQLVLLVGMFVGRLGILLLISAVWETVSRDYLHRQNRVGFPREDLYV; the protein is encoded by the coding sequence GTGCCTCTGACTCGCACCTTCCATCTTACCCAGGCTTGGTACCGCCGTCTTACTGTTCCTCAGTTCACGGTTGTGACTGGTTTCCTGGTGATTGCCGTAGGTGCATCCTTACTGGCTACACCTGCCTGTTCTCATGAGAGCGTTGGCATATGGGAGGCACTGTTCACGGCTACTTCTGCTGTAACCGTAACAGGCCTGACAATCATCGATGTCGGTCATGACCTTACTGGTCTTGGCCAAGCAGTGCTGGCATTGATGATCTTGATAGGTGGCCTTGGACTAATGGCCATTACTACTTTCCTGCAAGGTTTTGTGGTACGTGGTACGGCACTGCGCCGTCGTCTTGATCGTGGCCGCACCCTAGATGAATTTGGCGTCGGTGGTGTTGGCAGAACTTTCCGCGGTATTGCCCTAACTGCTGTGGTTCTGATTCTGATTGGAGCCTTGCTCCTATACGCATTTGGGTTCTCTGATATCAGTGATCCTTCAGAGAGACTCTGGGCTTCTTTATTCCATAGCATCTCTGCGTATAACAATGCTGGCTTTGGCCTTTGGAGCGATAGTCTCGGGCATTACCGGACCAACTTCATTGTCAACTTCGTGATCATGTCGTTGATTAGCCTCGGTGGTTTGGGCTGGCGTGTCACTAGTGACCTATGGAGTTGCCGTCAGTCTCTAAGGCGTCCTTGCCTAAGCCTACACACCAGGTTAGTTCTACGCACAAGCCTGATTTTAGTCAGTCTAGGAACAGTTGGGCTCGCAATTACCGAATCCCTCAGTCAGCACGATTTGCCCCATAAGCTTTCAATGGGAGAACGTTGGATCTTTAGTTTGTTTGAATCTGTCAGCGCTCGAACTGCCGGATTCACTACCGTGCCTCTATCCGTGGATAATATCTCTGACTCGGGGCTAATGATGATGATGGGCTTAATGTTCATCGGGGCAAGCCCTGGTGGAACTGGAGGCGGCATCAAGACCACAACAGTAGCCACTCTCATGGCGGCAACACGTTCAACACTGCGCGGACGTGATGATGTAATTATCCGGCAGCGAAGAATTTCTGAAAGGGTAGTGCTGAGAGCAGTTAGCATCGCAGTAGCCTCATTGCTATTTGTGCTCGCGATGGCAATGTTGCTAGAATTAGAAGTGGGAGGAAGTCTTGTCGGCGACGAACCTTCCTTTCTAGAGATGCTGTTTACCTGCATCTCAGCCTTTGCCACAGTTGGACTAGATCTAGGTGTGACCATGCGGCTCGGGCACTTCGGGCAATTAGTTCTCCTTGTCGGTATGTTTGTTGGTCGTTTAGGAATTCTGTTGCTAATTAGTGCTGTGTGGGAGACTGTAAGTAGAGACTACCTACACCGCCAGAATCGTGTTGGTTTCCCTAGAGAGGATCTCTATGTCTGA